The DNA segment cttttttgaacCATGGCTAAAGGAAATCTGTTTCCTTGATGAAAATACTTATGGGAAATCCAGAAAGTCTGGTTTCTTACTCAGCTCAGTCAAAATTTGCTTGGTGGCTCCCGCACACCTGGATCCTAAGAGAAAGTATGAAACCCAAGTGAAGTCTGGCAGTCCCCTAGGCATCAGGGAAGGTTTGGTGTGGGCCTTTGATGACCCACAGGGAGTAATGGGACAGAGACTGAGAGATGCTGTGAAGTAAGAAAGTTGTGTTTTGTAACTCTGCAATTTTTGCAACACATACCCCCTCTGAAAATGAGGCGCCTGCATCTAGCCCTGGGTTGGCCGCTGCTGTGAAAGAAACATCCACCACCTCAAATTTTAGGTGCCAGAGGAATTTCCTTGGGGACTGGCTTACTGATTCCTTCTTTGACAGGAAAAGGGATGAGGATGTCTGTATCTCTTGCTGGTCAGAACTTAGACCTCCCCAACTCATGGAGTGTGTCCCAGCACCTACACTGGAGCACTGAGCGTTCAGCAAGTGTCATTGGGCTCGTGCTAAACTAATTTCTCATCCTCTGCCTGTGTTGTTTCTCCTTTTAAGGTAATTTTCCCATTTAAATGGTTTTGTAGAAATGGTTTCTTCAGTTATCTTTAGAGACAAAAGTGAAAATATCTACTGGACAATCACATCCCAgaggtgtttattttcttaaaacaagaaaatttatTAGTCTCCAGTTACTGCCCATCAACATGGGAAAGACTAGAAGTAGTTATATCTGGGAATTAGAAAAACTAAGTGTCAAGATGTATGGGACCTTTTTAATCCTGTTGCTTGTGTCTTTCTGTTCCGTGTTtcataaaagtaataaaattcaaatattttatagaaGTGATCCATGATGGCTATGATATGGAAATGATCCAGTGGCTCAGTTCATCTGTGATTTAGATATTCCTACAAAGAAAGTCTTAAATGTTTCCATCCATCCCGTGTTATGTGCGTATCATCTTGATCAGAAAGACTTTCTTGGTAACAATCTCCTCTGTCTAGCTAATTGTGAATGTGCTGCCTTCAGAGGGCTTCTTTTTGATGGAGGGTGTGTAAAACTCTTCCAAAGCCAAAGCACGTGAAAAAGATTTATTAATCCTGTTGCCTCTGTCACTCATGATAGTGCTAATAATCCATAAGCCTTACATCATGTCTAGCATCCCATTGTAAGAAATGCATGTCTGGGAGGTGAACGAGAAATCCCACATGcactcttctcctttctcttccaccttGATAGGAAGCCCCTGATCTGATTCACCTCTTTCCAGCTACCCTGGTTCCTTCTTGCTTCCTGCACTGGCAGGGAGCTGACAGTGCCCCAGTCCTTCCCAGGGTATGCCTCCTCTGAAGTCGTCAGTACTTGTCACTGTATTTGCAGTCAGGGTAACGGTAGGCAAAACGGGAATCACAAGACCGCAGAGGTTTCAGGAGCTCTGCCAGCATTGCAATCGCCTCGTTGATCCCCTGGTCATCAGCAAAGCCACCGGCACAGTGCTGCAAGAAGCTGTCGATTTTCTCTTGCACGGGTTGCAGGAACTTCCCCTTCAGAAGCTTAGGCAAAAGCTCTTGACACACCATGACAAGACTGTGCTTCTCTCTGATGGAGTTGCAGGACACAAATGCTGACTGACAGTCCACAGTCAAGCAGCTAAATATATCTTTATACTCCTGTTGGCTGTCAATCAGCTGGTTCCCTATTAGAGACAATTAAACCAGTTGTCAGAATCACGGTAGTGAAATCTTGGGTAATCACATACGTCTCTACCACTGTATTAACATGGGGTTTGTTACCATTATATCTAAAGCATATGGCTATCTTTCACCACAAAGAATTCTGTGCTGTAGCTGCACATGGACCGATTTTCTCACTCCTGAATATATATTTCTGAATGACAGAGCTCTGCAGAACAGCCTGACAGAGGAAGTGGAGAGGAGTCTGTTGAGTCAAGCTGATGCAAGAAGAACTGGATTACTAACCTAAAATGTGGCATTCCTGCAAAAATCTGCCACAAATAGCCAAACCCATAATTTTTCCATGTTATCCCAAATCATTAAATTGTAACAACAATTTTCTAGCTGGAGTCAAGTCAACAGTAACAGCTGTTGggacaagaagaagaaaccCAGTGGAAAATTCTCTGACAGCtgcttttgaatatttgaaatCTACTCAGCTGAATGTGTGAGCTGAGCAAAGGCCTTTTGAAAATTTGAATGTTCAAAATGAAATTGCTAAATTATTGGAGGAATAATCTTTGACTAGCTCTGCTTCCAGGCACAGACCCATGTAACCTGTGAAAAGTGAACAGCAACTCTTAATTTTGTGTATAACTGACAAAAGGGGGATTTTTGTTGTTACAATAATTATTATTAGTTAATATGATAAATGCACCTAAAACAGCCTGATTTGCCCcaatacttaaaataaatgaagtcaTAAAATTTCTGCTTAGAAATACTGACATTTGTAAAGTTGTCAAATGTCAACATGTGCGAAAGTTTTAAGAGGTGATTTAGGAAGACCTCAAACGAGAGCATCCAGCATCACGCATGTTGAATGCTGCTGCCAGTGGCAGAGGGGCCGGACAGGACATAAGTGCCCACTGTCAGTCACCAAACCACTGgccacacaaacaaaacatctGTCACCTTCCCAACTCAGAGACAGGatggcaggagctgctgatgCTTTTGCTGTCAGCAAGTATCTCCACGAAGTTTTCGTTATTTAATTTAGCAAGCGATATTTGGTTAATTGGAAAAAATCAGCAGCAGAGCCAAGTGTAGCAGGTGAAAGATTTGTTTCTCCTGTCTTGCTGAGCCCTCCTGTGACAGATGCGCAGCCATGGAGCCTGCTGAGTACCTTCCTCCTTGTCGATGATCCCCAGCGTGCTGGCATCCCGGATGAACAGATGCCCATTGCTGAACACGCCAAAGGTGCCAGCATTCACGTGGGTGAAGTAGAAGAAATAGTTGAGGTCGTTGGTGCCCATGGAGCGGAGGACAGCAAGGAGCTGGAGGGCAAGGTCAGCAGCCACCTCAGGGGCTGCTCCATAGAAGTCACGCAGGGGCCGGGTGCTGGCGCTGACCACCAGCCGCCCGCAGGAGCCCAGGTACCGAGGGAAAGGCCATCCCTCCACATCAGGGAAGATCTGCaagggagagcaggagcagtGACATTACCCCTGCCCTCTAGCCGCCGTACTCTGCCTGCAGACCCACCTCCTGTCCGCGGGACCTTGGAGTGGCTTGGCCACCTTCAAGCAGCAGTGACAGTGTCATTGCTTTCTAAAGCAGCTCACCACCCTTCCTCACCCCAGACTTTCCCAACAGCCGAGGAAGGCTCTGCTCGGTCCCGGAGTAGTTATGCTGCCTTCCCCCcaccttcttttttaaattagggAAGAAGAATCTGATATTTAAAGACCTATTTCATAAGGGAGACTAACCAGAAAGTCCAAGATAATAATAGATTTCAAATTCATGAAAATTTTAGGTCCATAAGAACTAATTTTAGGTGTCTTTATGGAACCTTTGATAGATCCCTCATGAACACCGCATAGCTGAAGTCATGGCTTGGAGGTGATGAGAGGCTAAAGCAGTTTTCTCTACTTTGTAAGAACTTCCAGGCCATTTTGTAAGAGACTTTGCAGTCTTGGACATAGAAGTGCTGGGTGATTGCTGCAGTGGGGGCACCTGGGCTGGGCTCCCTGCATCACTGCATCTTGTGCTAGCAGAGCAATTATCCCAGGTGGAGACAAAACTGCAGgactgctgagctgtgccaaCACAAATCTTTCTGCCATTTACACTGCAACTTGTCTGTCTCCCCAACACCCCAGACTCCGCAGGGTTTTGAACTCATCCCATGTCTTGTTTAAGGTTActtcttctttctgctgtgaaGGCATCTTGGGCAACCATGAAAAAATCaagccatttctttttctcacctCTTTAAACTGCATTCCCATCTTTATACAGTGATGAGAGCTGCAGCCTCATGCCCCAGAGAGCTGTGGCCAGGATGGCTGAATGACCTCTGGCAGACTCCCAGAGCATGAGCACCTTTCCCCTTCACTGGGACCTGGCAGAACCCTGTGCGCTGCTGAGGGCAGCGGTGACCCCAAGGCAGGAGGCAGATGTACCACAGCCTCTCTTTGTAGTATGTAAAAAAGCTGCAGGAAACAACAAGGAGGACTAAAGGTGGGGCGGTGGTTGGTGGGAAGGGGTGAATATACACCCTAGGAGACATGAAAGGAAAGGGCAGAGCCACATGCCAGGCAGGTCAGCACAGGGTGCAAAGGCTTCCAAGTCTCTTCCTTCAAACTCAGAGCTCAGTTATATTAGGGACTCCACAAAACACCCCTGCAAATCTGCACTTTGCCACAGAGCTAGTTACTAGTggcactgaaatggaaaaatcagCACTGACACATGGAGTCTGGAAAATCAGTGCTCCCCAATTCCATGTGCAACCTCAACACTACATCTTGGTCCTCCCACACTAAAGCATatgctttctctttcacaaaCTGGCTGTAATTTTGAGTAATATGTTAGCAATGCAAACATAGCACTGTTAAGTATCAGGGATGTGTAAAACTCTGCCTTTCACAGTGCAATAACCTGTCTGGgttctgatttatttaaaggGCTGGCATTTGTATCACTCCACAGCTTCACAGGCTGATGCAAGGAGCACCGCAGGAGTCTGCCTGGCTTCAGCTAACCAAcctcatagaaaaaaaacacgCTTTATGAAGGCTAGGGAGCCTGCCAAATGCCAGACCTGGGAATTTTCTGCAACTGGGGGCTGGCACATATCTCATGCAAGGGTTCACTTGCAAGGAGCTGCACATGGTGTTTCAAGCTGGGGCAAGGTGGTACGTACCTGTAATAAGATAGGGTGTGAATTCACTGACAGGGTGTACAACAGGCGCAGTTTGTCCCGGTCAGTGAGGTGGTCCATGTAGATGCTGCCAGCATCTGGCACCTCAGCATAACGCCGTACTATCCTGTCCAGGAGACGCTGGGATGGGCAGCGCAGCATTGGGCTAGGCAGACCCTGGCAAGATGAGAAAACAGGACAAAGATGTTCATTTTCCATCCTGAAATGTCACAATGTTCTTGGCCTCTGCCAGGGTATGGGTACCGCTGTGCTCTACCCACTGCACCTCTGCCCTCTGTGGCTCACCTGGTGATGGGTACAGGCACATGAGGGGATCTCTACAGCAATCCCCTCCTAGGAAAAACCCCTGTGCCATCCCAAAAAGCCTGTTACCAACTCAGGTTTCCAAAATGGCACCCAGTCTTCGCAGCACAGCCGTGGATGCTGCAAACATTTCCCCTGACTGTGTGGTACCACACTGCTCTGCACTGGCAGGCATCCTTCCCCTGCCTGGGTTTCCAGTCATGGCACACCAGTTTGCTGGTAGAGGTCTCCGTGTTGCTAAGCTGGTGAGTCActtctttcattaaataatgTCATCAGATCCCTTCGCTATTTGTTCAACCTGTGAACAGCTTTCTTGGAAGTATTATTTGCTAAGGTCAGTAAACATGCCTTAAAAGTGTAAATAAACACTTAATATGGGTACAAACACAGGATATATTCTCTCTCTGATAAACTTGTGCATTAATTATCAAAACCAAATTTGAATAGCCTGTGTGTATTTTTTGTAAATACCAGCAACAAATAAAGAACCCTTTGGCTAACAGAGTCAACCCTCACTGCGTTTCACCTTTCAGATTTGGAGATTTGGCTTATAAAATTGCACAAGCAATCCATAGCTGGGATAAATGGCATAGAAAGGTATACCTTTGTAGTCAAAAATACCTTTGATTTAAAGTCAGTCTTCCTTAATACTCAGGGAGCACAGATGTATGGAGAGTCACCCATTGTGCAGCCAAAATGCTGTCCTACCCTGCCTCTGCTAGGGAAAGGAGTTGTGTCTTTggtaaacatttttcttccaaatgatCCCAGTAATCAAATTTacttttccagatttttcatattttgatgGCTGGGAGACATGCTTCACAGGAAAGGGAACTGGAGCTCACATTGCTCCATGCCATTCTTCATGCTGAGAGCAAAGATTTGACTCAGGATAACCCCAAGTCATTTGGTTACTCTGGGGTAGGTCTGTCTCAGCCCTTCCTGCACGAGCTGTTCATTTGGCATAGAACACTTAATTATCCTGCCGTGataatgaaatgaagaaatgaggaaaggatTTCTGTCTCACAGCACTTGCAGGTGTTTTGTAGCTGACTATCACTTTCCCTttggagaaatgagaaaaaatgagcagaacagagcttAGTTAAGGAAGAGATAAATGGTGGAGAAGAGCTCGGCATGTATGCAAATATTTGCAGCCAAAGTCAGAaatcctttcttcctccaggTCTTTGCAATGCAAATGTTGAGACCCTTAAGAGTGTACAGCAGGAATAGAAATCACAGTGGCAGGGAATGCATGGAAGTGTTGTCCTATTCCTGGATTGGATGCAGTTTGTGCCAAAAGGTTTTCCAAAGCACATCTCTGATGGTGGAGTGCAGGGTCAAAGAGGCTGCAGGTCTGCAAGCTGACTTTGGGAGCTTGGTAATGCCCATTCTTCACTAAGTTGtaccagctgctgctgcctatGCTCTGTGAGCAAAGCGATGTGTGCTGGCCATGTAACCACAGTGCTGGCACATCTGCCAGGAGGTGGTTGTGGTGCCAGTCAACAGTTTCAAACAGTACATCCTAGAGAAAGGGGTTGAAAATGGCTGAATTTTGACCTTGGTACTGCTTTCATCTATCTGCCTTCAGCATTTTCCAGGCAGTGCTTTGTAGGCAGGGCTGTAAATTTGCCCTGTGGGTGATCTGTTCTGAAACTAACttgattttctgttgttctttccCTCAAACAGTAAAAGCATACACCATGGCTTGAGGTGATGAGCTCCTGGGCAAAGCAGCGTCTGGCTGGGGCTCCTGCACAGGTTGAATCCAAGGTGAATCCTGCTCATCTCCAAGGTGGGCTGgatattaaaagtgaaaattttgCTGCGTACAATAAAGATTTCCATTGTGGTACATGAAATAATCTCTATGGCAGTTAGCATGGCTGATAGTTGGGtcaggcagagcaggcagcgTGAAGTGAAAAAACATTACTTCATGGTCTGTCATTTTGATTCAAGCACGTTATGGCTTGTTGTAATTCTGTGCTCTATGGGAAGAAATTACCTGAACATTAGCTTTCCTTGGTGCTGCTATATAGGAAAACCTATGAGGAGAGGCGTACAGGGTATCAGTAGGGTAGCTGCTCCTGGGGACTGCGGCTTTGTGAAACAGGGTGGGCATCATGTCAGACATCATCAGCAGTGCGTGTTAACACCTCTGAAAAGAGAGAGGGGGCAAAAACAAGCCAGAAGAGCACCGCTGCGGGTAAGCTTTTATAGTGACATATGACAtccccaaaaacacccccttTGACAGTTAGTGCTGTCGTGCACACATTTGCTCAGCCAGTacagcagaagagcagcagtgctgggctggggtGCAGGCAGAGGCGCTTCCGTGGCTTATGGCTCTCAGAAGGGTAGGTGGGGTGGGCACAGAGGAAGGGGATGCCTGGTTTTATGAGGCTAGACAGCTTGGGGGTTCACATTATGGTGACCCACACAGAAGGGCTGTGGGCTGAGGAGGGTCCTGTGTACAAACTCATACACACTGTACAACTGAAATGTTGTTGCCGCAGGCTGTTTATAGATTCAGACCATCGTGACACCAGCAGCCATTTTACAGAGCACAGGCCCAATCTTAAATAGCGATTGCTTCTGAAATTTGAAGGTTGGAGTGGTAGGCCCCAGGATCGCTATGGTCCCCTGTGTATTTGAGCCTATACACTGTTAGGAAGGATTTATATTCCAGTTTACATTTCTCTTCTTAATTCATGGAAGCAAAGAACCATGAAAACATGAGCAGCGCAATCCCAAGGCTGATGTGCAAAGGCGTGGGACTCTCTACATTCTCCCTGCGCCCTCTCTTAATCTAAAAAGCTGCAGGTGTTGCTGAAACGTGCCAGGGAGTTTGTTCCTGGGCACGTTCCACCAGACTGACCCCTGGAGCTCATTTCAGAGACACCTTGGAGCTGGGGTCAGCTCAGCTTCCCACTACTGCATGGGGAATTTCAAGCACCTGGGAGAAACCTGATATGTGCAAGGACAAAGCACCTCAGCCTGAGTCTCTGAATGGTGCTGCATGTGCATGTTTCTGTGTGATGCATGTATGTGTAGCCAGTTCAGCCAAGGATTCGCTTTCAGAGACCGCAGTGTAGGGAAAATTACATAGCACATCAGGAACCTTTTAAAGAGGAGAGTTTGGGCTCAGCTAATGCCTTAACGCTGCAGCAGATCTGATACACCACAGAGCTACATTTTCCCAGTTAATTTTCACTAAGCTCAGCAAATGGAAGTTTTAAGCCCTTGACTTCTTCTGTttcacacagcactgctgtgggTGCAGCATGATTTTGCACAAACCTATTGGAAGCTCTAGCAATTCCTAGGATGTGGCACCTCACCTTGCTCTCCTGCAGCCACCTGCAGTGCTGCCTTGGGTGACAGTAATGGCTGGTGAGGGCCTGGGGAGATGCTGTCTGACACCCTGCATGGACAagtccctgcctgcagcccacaAGCTCAGGTGAGGGATGCTCTAAGTTGAAGTGATGCATATTTGCCCCCCACTCCCAAGCTGCTCTCCAAAGGTTACTATCCAAAGCCTTGCTCCAAAGAATTTTGCCCTATCCGACATGTGTCATCCTGCACCTCAGCCCCTGGGTGGGTGCTAGCTTCAGGGTGAACTGCCTTGTGGGGCTGTCAGTGACCTGAGTCCTTCTCAGAGCAGCTCATGCACCACCTCTGGCACTgttcctcctgctctcctcacTCCTATGGCTCCATGGggtaaaagaagcagaaaacctAAAGCAGCAAATCTTTAATACTCAGCAAATCTGAGCAGATGAGGCAGtgtgcaggcaggaggaagcagtaggctttaaagaataaaaaaccaGTCCATTTTTCACAGCCACTTCTCTCTTAGAAAGGGAGAGAAGTACTGGAATAATCCTTCTTCACTTCTCAGGGTCTTGTTTATAGCATATCCAGCCTATACCTGTAGCCCCTGCCCCTTTTCTGTGGATATTGCGATACTTTGCTGTTGTTTAGATAGAGTGGTGGGATGTGTGTGCATTTAGGGAGGGGACTTTTGCTCTCAGATGCAAAGTAGCTGCTGCAAGATGTGGCCAGTGGCCATCCCTGGCTGCCCATGGCATCCCTTGGTGTGGGCAGTGGTCAATAAGTAGCTCTCCTTTGCAGCCTGCCTACTCTACACCCACATACCCTGTCCTCTCTTGGATTTGTATGTGACACCCCAGGACTGCAACAGAAAGGGCAGCATGCTTCTTCACGCCCTAGGTCATTTTCTGTAGATGGCATGTGGGTGAGGAACTGAGgctccagctctgaccatgCTGTTTGCCCTACCAGCCACCACCAGAAAGGAGTCCAAGCTGCCTGATCTGTGGCCCACAGAAAAGTCACTTTCAAGGTACAAGTTAAGCCTTTGGGTATGactttatgacaaaaaaaaaagaaaggaaggaaaggaaggaaaggaaggaaaggaaggaaaggaaggaaaggaaggaaaggaaggaaaggaaggaaaggaaggaaaggaaggaagacacTGAGACAtgagagaaaactggaaaaaaacaacagaaatatccCCACTCATGCTGTTCCCACATTTGTGTACACGGCCCTGTGTTTTCCCTGTGCTGAAAATCAGTGGGCACTATGGCTTTCCATGTGCCTTTAGCCTTAacctgcaggaggagctgggagccgGTGCCTGCCTTCCTGGTGCAGGAAGGGACAAGTCTCCATAGGACAACTCTCTGTAGGGACAACATTCCGTGGGGACCAattagagttagggttaggatCAGGCTTAGGGATAAGGGTGAGGGTTACGGTTAGAATTACCTCTGTGGAGAGAAATCTACACATTGGCTGTGCAGTTTTTGTTGGTGGAGAGTCACTCTAGACCCTTCCTGTGGCTGAGCCCCAGCCCTGGCCAGGCTGTGCCATGGCATTACCTATGGCTGTAGGAGGGTCGGCTCTGTGCCTGAGGTGATTATCTTCCCAATGGGGCCTCATTCTGCCTTTCCCTCAGGGTGGGCGGTTTGGCCAGTGGAGGATGGGGCTGCCTCCTCTCCGCTAGCTGGGGCAGGATGGATGGACCTAGCCGTTGCCCAGACTTACCCTCTACCTGGCAAGTCACAGCCATGTCTTCTTCAGACCCTTCCCCCTTGCCAAAGTGCAATGCACCCCCTTGGGCCTCTTTGTCCCCAttcttccctccccatcttGTTGGCGTGGGGCACAGGAGGCCATGGGGTACAGACCTGGACAAGGTCGGGGGTGAGGCGCTTGGCCCGCAGCCACTTCTGAAAGCGGTGCGTGCGGCGTAGGGCATGCTCCAGGCTGCAGGTCTTCGTCTTCAGCAGGGAGACGCAGATGCGCTTGTCAGCCCGGTCATGCTGGTACTTGGTGGTCAGCCGAGTGATGTCAACCATCCGCCAGCTCTTGGCATCATCAGTGTAGTTGCCCAAGTAGCTGAGCAGGTAGCTGGGGGGCAGctttaaatgagaagaaagccAAGTGTCAAACCTGCCAAACCAAAACGAGAGCCCCACGGAGAACGTGTTAACAAGCCACAAGGACACCTGCCCAGCACCAGAGCCACCACGGTTGCTCCACTGCATGCTGCCCCAGGGGCTTTCTGCTATCACTTGGCAAAGGCATCAAGGTGGGGTGAGCCTTCTGAAGCCGTTGGCCGAGGAATAATACTTtgggaaaatataattttttttttttgggaaaatatGTCCGTTTCCACTTTCTGCTTAAACCGTCCCTTGTTGTGAACTGTGGCACGGGGCGGAAGGGAAGAATACCCAAACGAGGTCTTTTGTGCCATgtagagagagggagggaagggagagggctGCAGGGTTTTGGTTCACAGGAATCCCTGGAGATTTTAAATATCCTTAATCCTGGAGAAAGGGGCCCAAACCAGGAGTACTCCACATGTTCAGGGACCCTGCAGAACAGAACTTCCTGGCAATAAATGTATTTGGGAATCCCCAAATGACCTATTCTTTTCATGTGGCAGTCTTACTCAGTACTGGGGTTGATAGGTCCCCCACAACGTTACTGGCTGTATTTTAGCATCCAGGATGAGTGACATCCCCATGCAGTGACAGAGTTTGGGGGGTGATGGAGTGGATGAGGGGACATGTGCCCTGGGTGTGCAGCACCATTGTAGCTATGGAGATCTTGCACTGATTTGCTCCCCATACACAGGCACAGGAGGGGAGCATATGGGCTGGGTAATTAGActgagacaatttttttttgtttcagcagcCCCCTCAGCCCTGCCCACGCACGCGTCACACACGCAGGAACTAAGGAGCATGGTGCCTGTTTTGTAAGTATGTCTGTAACCCGCTCTTGGAAAGCGGCTGATCTCTGAACTTTGCGTTGGTCAACGTCATGCATTCACAGCCTCTAAAACCTCCTGCCCCAACTGCCTTCCCCAAGAGCTTAAGAAAGCATGTTCTAATTTAACCTCACCATAAATTAAAGCCGATAGCTCAGTAGCGAAACAGGAGAGGCAAGAGTTTCACTGAAGTATTGGCTAGCTGGAGTTGGAGGAAAAGACATCAACAGATCTGAAAGCTGAAGATGATCTTTCCTTTCAATTTCCATTTGGGGAATTGGGCACACAGAAATTTTGGGGGGATTAATTTCCTCTGATTTCAGGCAAATAAATGACTCAGCAACACTAGCTGCTCTCTGCAATCAGACCCCAACCAGGCAGCTCCTCACAACCACTCTTGAATGCAATGCCTCGCTCCCCTTCCCCTCTATGGACACAGTGCAACTCAGCTCTGGGTCAAGCACAAGTGTCTAGGGCAGGGAAAGCCCTTCCCCACAGAATGCTGGTGCTCACCCTGCTTTGGTTTTTGGCTCTAGCCATGTGCCTCCTTCAAAAGATTTGCAGGGGATATTCAGGCTTATATAAAATTAAGGAGCCTGGTCCTTTGCACAAGCAGGTTGGGAAGTTCAGGCATTTTGGTCATTTTGGCATTTTGCCAAATATGAAATTGAATTTTTCCTACAATTAGGGCATCTAAGAGGAAAATGAATgccttgtttggttttgggtttttttttttgttttgtttgtttttgagcTAGGACTAAAGAGCAGAGAATAATTGCTATGCCTCTGTGTGATTTGTAGTGCATCACAACCCCTCTCAGTGCCTAATCGGCAAAGCAGGCACAGTGTGCCAGGCACGTACAGGGAAGAGGTAGCTATGGGTTgggtttctctttctttatttatttattgaagttAAGCACAAACCTGCCTTGTGATTTGGCTCAAGCACGTGTGTCCAGGGGAGTTCACTCCAGGCAGATACCAGCAAAGCACTGCCTCCTGCATGCAAAGAGTGCATGGATGTGTGAAATCCAGGGCTGAGCGTTAATTTGAGGGTGGATAGAACaatttcctctgcagagctcctAGGGGAGAGCCACGCAGGCCTGGGAACCTGGCACGGGCTGCAGCTATTCTGTATTTGGCATCATTTCTGGGCAGTGCAGAAATGGCCTGGCACACTTGCTAGATACTTTCAAGATTCATCATCAAGTTGTGCTGTAACAATAATTCACTCTTATATGAAGCCTTTTAGCTAAGGGCCTGAATGTGCTTTAATTAAGACTTTCAGTAATATCTGTGTGAATAACTCAGTCACAGATTACAGATTTAGTTCAACCCAGAAggaaattttgaagaaaagcaagattgtttttcttttctcttggatGAAATGAAGTATTTAGTTTCagccaaaataattttccttccatttggagttttaattttttttaaaagattaaaatgaagtaagtcttaaaaccaaaaattaagTAATGCTGTATTAAAAAAGCATCAAATTAAAGCATTCCAGCTTTTTCAAACTCCCTTCCCATTACTTTTGGCCAAAGCTCATACATCACCAGTGTAGACACAAGTCTGCAAATAGTTTTGGTCAGTTCagttttgcagtattttgaaAATCTAATATTTTATGCAAACTTCTGCTGCACTCTGCTCTCAGGACGGTTGGTAGGCAGGTTTTGGTATTCTCATTTACAGATGGATAAAGTTAGGCAAAGATAAGGGAAGTAAAACATATTAGAACACAAGATGAGTCACCAGCCCTTCTGGGAACAAACCCCACATCTTTCTTAGTTGAGTGTGAATGCGTGTTGCAGCTCCCGGAAATGATAGAGAATTAATGAAGCCTGTTTTAATGAGGATTAACACAGAGAAGCTGCAAGTGCAATCTACCTTTGCCAACATGAGAAAAGGTACACAGGGATGGGTCAAAGAGCACTAAGTATCACTGAAACTTCCCCCATTTATCCTTCCACTTGC comes from the Cuculus canorus isolate bCucCan1 chromosome 1, bCucCan1.pri, whole genome shotgun sequence genome and includes:
- the DIPK2B gene encoding divergent protein kinase domain 2B isoform X2 — encoded protein: MCKKFFKEEIRFDTWLSSHLKLPPSYLLSYLGNYTDDAKSWRMVDITRLTTKYQHDRADKRICVSLLKTKTCSLEHALRRTHRFQKWLRAKRLTPDLVQGLPSPMLRCPSQRLLDRIVRRYAEVPDAGSIYMDHLTDRDKLRLLYTLSVNSHPILLQIFPDVEGWPFPRYLGSCGRLVVSASTRPLRDFYGAAPEVAADLALQLLAVLRSMGTNDLNYFFYFTHVNAGTFGVFSNGHLFIRDASTLGIIDKEEGNQLIDSQQEYKDIFSCLTVDCQSAFVSCNSIREKHSLVMVCQELLPKLLKGKFLQPVQEKIDSFLQHCAGGFADDQGINEAIAMLAELLKPLRSCDSRFAYRYPDCKYSDKY
- the DIPK2B gene encoding divergent protein kinase domain 2B isoform X1; this encodes MGHWICCFCMGVAELLMLLLVLALNCNSSTAATASPTAPHVKPSYSFGRTFLGLDKCNACIGTSMCKKFFKEEIRFDTWLSSHLKLPPSYLLSYLGNYTDDAKSWRMVDITRLTTKYQHDRADKRICVSLLKTKTCSLEHALRRTHRFQKWLRAKRLTPDLVQGLPSPMLRCPSQRLLDRIVRRYAEVPDAGSIYMDHLTDRDKLRLLYTLSVNSHPILLQIFPDVEGWPFPRYLGSCGRLVVSASTRPLRDFYGAAPEVAADLALQLLAVLRSMGTNDLNYFFYFTHVNAGTFGVFSNGHLFIRDASTLGIIDKEEGNQLIDSQQEYKDIFSCLTVDCQSAFVSCNSIREKHSLVMVCQELLPKLLKGKFLQPVQEKIDSFLQHCAGGFADDQGINEAIAMLAELLKPLRSCDSRFAYRYPDCKYSDKY